CTGATGTTCAGTTTGTCTCCAATTTTAGCACTGGAAATGAAATTCAGTACGGTATATCCTTTTTCTACAATGTTTCCGGCACCATAATTTCCTAAGGAATAGATACGGTCGTGGAAGTAATTGGCTACGATCGATACGGTAGGCTTGAACGTTGCATTCTCCATACGGTAGCTTAAATCAGCATTGATCAGTAATGGGGAAGCACCTTGCAGGGCTTCTTTGCTTTCATTGAAATTCACACTGATCGTTTCATTCGTGTCTTTGTTTACTTTTTCAGAATCCAGTTTTTGTTGTGAATACATGTACGTAAGGTTGAATCCTCCGGATAAGGCACGTTTTCCTTTTGGTGAATCTACCGACCAAAGGTCTTTACGAACTTCAAATTCGGCTCCTACTACATACGCATAATCTCCGGCATTGATAAAGGTGAAATCATTCAAGGCAGAATTTTGTCTTACTTTACTGATCGGGTCAGAAATGTATTTACCAAAACCAGTTACCGAAAATAATTCTTCATTCTTAGGGAACATTTCCCATTTGATGTCAAAATTGTAATTATCAGAAGGTTTCAGGAAAGGGTTTCCTACCATACTTTCTGTAACATCCTGGTAACGGAAAGGTGCCTTTTCGATAAATTGTGGTAACGTATAGGATTTACTGGCCGCCAATCTCAGGTTTTGTGTATCGGACAATTTGTATTTCATCGTCGCTGCAGGCAGGATATAGAACTTGTCGATTTTAGCATCATCAAAATTTACGTTAGGTAATGAGATGTTCGTTTCCCATTCCATTTCCTGTAGTACTTTTTCGGCTCTTACCCCAATAGTGTACGTAATCTTATCTGTTGGATTATGTTCGAAATTTACGAAACCGGAATGTACGGTAAGGTCAGCGTTGTATGTAAAAGGTTTTAAACTTTTGTTACGGGCTGTACCGATGTTGAAGGTATTCAGGATTCCGTTTTCAATAGACTGGTTGTCGGGATTCAGGAAGTTGTCGATCGTGTTTTTAGTTACTGCAATGTCGTTTCCATTGATCCTGAAGTTGAATTGTGTCGCTTCGAAATCTCTTGATTTTGACCTGCCATTGTACCCCACACTGATTTTTCCTTTATAGCTCTCATCTGCTCCTTTTAGTACCTTATAATTGAATACTGCTTTTCCCGCTTTTTCAGTTTCTTTCAGGAATTGGTAGTAACGGCTGTTGGAAGTCTGGGAAGCAGAATTGTAGATGAAATTTCCGTCATTGCCCTGGATCAGGTTGTTGGTGATACGATCCGGCATGTCAGCATTTACAATACTGTAGGAAGCACCCCATTCTGCACTAAGGCGATCGGATAACTTGTGATCTCCTAATAATTGGTTCACGAACAGTTTGTTTTGCTCGGTCAAAGTCTGTCTGGTAAAACTGTTACGCGCATTCTCATCTAAGAAGTCGTATTCGCTTACGGTACTTTTGGAAGAGTTTACAAAAACACTGTTCACCTTGATTTTGTGGTTGGAGTTGATTTTATAGGTCACATTGGCCATAGCGGTAGTCTTTGTGCCAAATTCAAATTTATCCACATTATAGTAATCCTGGATGATGTTGTCATTGGTAATCCCGACTACTTTTTGAGATCCGTTTTTGTAACGGTAGCCGTTGGCGTAGGATGCAGTAGCAAAAGCACTGATTTTTCCATTTTCACCTACATTAAAACTTGTACCTCCCGAAGCACCAAAATTGATGTTCACCGGTTTTCCTTCAGTACCAGGAACCCATTTGTTCTGGAATTGGTATTCGTTAACCGATGTAGGCGTTTTGGTGGTATAAAAACCGGATTTCTTTACATTGTCTGCAATTCTGAAATCGGTGTTGAAGGCTTTATTGTTCAGTCCGCTGCCCACTTCGATATCCATTTTTGTAGCACCGGTGTGCTCTTTGGAAGCGATGTTGATATTCGCACCACCCATATCACCATATAAATCAGGAGTGTAGGTTTTGTTGATGCCTACCGATTGGATAACATCTGTAGAGAATAAATCCAGTGCGATATTTTTATTTACCGGCTCATTGGAAGGAAGGGGAAGGCCATTCAGTAACGTACTGTTATAACGATCGCCTAATCCACGTACAAAGATACCGCTGGAACCTTCCTGTTTGGAAATTCCCGTAACCTTGGTTACTGCAGAAGCAGCATCGCTAACCCCTTTTCGGGAAAGTTCCTGTGCCCCGATACTTTGAGTCATGACCACTGCTTTTTGTTGCTCCGCCAATAAAGCCGATTCTTTTTCGCGGTTTACCGTAGCTTCGATAAGTACGTCTTCCAGAAGGACGCTGTCTGCGCCTAAAGCCTGGTTGATCATTCGTTTCTCATTTGGTTTTAAGGCTACGGAAACCTCTACATTCTTATAGCCTACAAAGCCAAAAACCAGTACATAATTCCCCGGTTTGATTTCAAGGTTATATTTTCCGTTCTCATCCGTATTTGTGCCAATTGTTGTACCTTTAACTGTGATACTCGCAAAAGGAAGGGTTTCGTTATTCATTTCCTTATCGGTTACTACACCGGAGACGGTTGCCTTGTTTTGTGCAAATCCCAGAGTAGCAATGAATAATGCGATTAATAAAAATTTAAGTTTCATTGTGTGTGTTGTTTATTTTGCTGCAAATAAACTCCACGATTGTAAACTTCATGTTAGTTGCCTGTTACTTTTAGGTTCGGCGAATATTACCAAAAGGTTACCACATTAAATTACGGTTAACAGCGATAAAACATTTTTTTTTATATTTACATTTACACCCGAAAACAACGAACCCTACGTTATTATGAAGAAAAAAGAAATCAAAATTCTACTGGTAGATGATGAAGCGGATATCCTCGAAATTGTCGGATATAACTTGTCACAGGAAGGCTATCAGATTGTTACGGCAAGTAACGGTAAAGAAGCAGTCCTAAAGGCCAAAAAAGAATTGCCGAATCTTATTATTATGGATGTAATGATGCCGGAAATGGACGGTATGGAGGCTTGTGAAAACATTAGAAAGATCCCGGAACTCAGTAACGTAATCATAACATTCCTTACGGCACGAAGCGAAGATTATTCCCAGGTAGCCGGATTTGATGCTGGTGCCGATGATTATATCACCAAACCCATTAAACCGAAATTACTCGTTAGCAAAGTGAAAGCCCTGCTTCGAAGACTGAAAGAAGATGACAAAACTTCCGATACGTTAAATGTTGGAGGCATCGAAATCAACCGGGAAGAATACAAGATCATTAAAGAAGGCCGGGAGATTATATTACCACGAAAAGAATTTGAATTGTTTTACCTGCTGGCTTCCAAACCTGGAAAAGTATTTAAGAGAGAAGAAATTCTGGATAAAGTATGGGGTAATGAAGTAATTGTAGGCGGTAGGACTATTGATGTCCACATCCGTAAACTCCGCGAAAAAATAGGCGAGGAATTGTTTAAAACGATCAAAGGGGTTGGATACAAACTCGAAGTCGTTTAGAAAACGGGAAAGTATATTGCCACGACTATATTTTTAGTAACTTTAACCACGCGGCACTAAACTTTTAAGCATCATATAATGTCTATTACTTTTAAGAAAACCTACAGATTCGCAGTGAAATCAGCACTTTATGTTACGCTGTTTTCCACCGCATTTGTAGGCTTACTGATTTCAATCTTCTTCAAAGCCGGAAATCAGGAGCTCATACGGTTCTGTATGATCTTCGCCTTCTGTGTGGCCATTTTCTCTTTTTTTGTATTGCAATATCGCGTGGAGCGGTTCATTTACCGCAGGGTAAAGAAAATATACGATGATGTATCGCTGCTGGAATCCAGTTCATTCCGGAAACAGCCGATCACTACCGATATGGCTACACTAACGCGGCAGGTAAAGAAATTTGCCACCGATAAAAAACTCGAAATTGAAACGCTTAAAATCCGCGAAGAATACCGTCGCGAATTTCTTGGGAATGTATCCCACGAACTCAAAACCCCTCTTTTTACAGTTCAGGGCTACCTGCTCACATTATTAGACGGGGCCATGAACGATAAAACCATTCGTAAAAAATACCTGCAACGCGCTGAGAAAGGGGTGGAACGCCTGATCTATATTGTGCAGGATTTGGATATGATTACCAAACTGGAAGTTGGGGACCTCAACCTGATGACTACAAAATTTGATATTGTTGAGGTCGTGCAGAATGTATTTGACCTTTTGGAAATGAAAGCTTCCGAAAAGAATATCATGCTCATGTTCGATATGAAATACATCAAGGCCATTGAAGTATTTGGTGATCGGGAAAAAATACAGCAGGTGGTCATGAACCTGATGGTGAACTCCATCAAATACGGAAAAGAAGACGGTACTACAGAAGTGAGTATCGAGGACCTTGTCAATAATAAAGTCATTGTCCGCGTGATGGACAATGGTGAGGGGATTGAAAAGCAACACATCCCCCGTCTTTTTGAACGTTTCTACCGTGTTGATAAAAGTGGTGCCCGTAGTGAAGGGGGCTCAGGCCTTGGCTTGGCGATCGTCAAACACATTATCGAGGCCCATGATGAGAAAATCTACGTAGAGAGTAAGGTGAATGTAGGCTCAGAATTTTCGTTCACGCTCGAAAAGGCCAAATAAAGCACTCCAGGTAATCTCAGTACCAAAACATTTTAATCCTTTATAGTCCGTTACAGTGGCCAGTTGGCTCAGGGTGAAATCATCCTGGCTGGCATAGGGAACCAATCCTTCTTTTTTGAGTTTCCGTGCCAGATATTCCTGTTCGTATTGCCCCGGTGTCGGGATAAAGAAGGCTTTTTTGCCCAATTGTGCCAGGTCCATAATGGTAGTATATCCAGAGCGGCACAATACCGTCGCACTTTCATTAAACGTCTGCTCGAGTTGGGTGGAATTCATAAAATTATAATAGGTCACATTACCGGATTCTTCCCGGGTTTGTTCCGCTTCTACTTTTCCTTTGATAAATACCGTTTTTTGCGGGTAGTCCGCCAGCTGCACTTTCAGTTTTTCTTCCAGCAGCCCCCGTTGTGGTTCCGGGCCGGATAAAATGACCATCAGTTCATACTGTACCGGGAGGTTCTTCTTGTGCAGTCGGCTGAGTGGGCCAATATATTTAATGCGGAGGTCCGGGCTTTCCAGGTGTCCGAGTTTGCCGGTCAGGTTCGGGCGGTCCGCAACATCGGGGACCCAGCATTCGTCAAATTTCCGGATGATATTCTGGTGGAGCATGCTCGTGAGCCAGGTTGTATTCCCTGTGAGTACATTCAGTTGGTGGGTAATAATGACAGAAGGGATTTTCTTGCTGTTTACCCCCAGGCGGTTGTCGGAAATAATACCGATGAACTGGTATTCCTCCGCCCATTTTTTTACCTGTCGACGCTCATTGCGAATGGCTTTCAGCATCCTGGGGCTGTTCCAGAAAAGTTTCCATTTGAAAAAAGCTCCTTTTTTGGCATATTCGATATGATAAGAAGGGAGCTCCAATGCCTGCAGGTGCGGAAATTCCTTTTTCAGCATTTCGAGGGCCACACCATCAGAAGCCAGGACAGGCGT
The Flavobacterium kingsejongi genome window above contains:
- a CDS encoding glycosyltransferase; translated protein: MNTFSKNILVAPLNWGLGHATRCIPIIKALENSGYTPVLASDGVALEMLKKEFPHLQALELPSYHIEYAKKGAFFKWKLFWNSPRMLKAIRNERRQVKKWAEEYQFIGIISDNRLGVNSKKIPSVIITHQLNVLTGNTTWLTSMLHQNIIRKFDECWVPDVADRPNLTGKLGHLESPDLRIKYIGPLSRLHKKNLPVQYELMVILSGPEPQRGLLEEKLKVQLADYPQKTVFIKGKVEAEQTREESGNVTYYNFMNSTQLEQTFNESATVLCRSGYTTIMDLAQLGKKAFFIPTPGQYEQEYLARKLKKEGLVPYASQDDFTLSQLATVTDYKGLKCFGTEITWSALFGLFERERKF
- a CDS encoding response regulator transcription factor, which translates into the protein MKKKEIKILLVDDEADILEIVGYNLSQEGYQIVTASNGKEAVLKAKKELPNLIIMDVMMPEMDGMEACENIRKIPELSNVIITFLTARSEDYSQVAGFDAGADDYITKPIKPKLLVSKVKALLRRLKEDDKTSDTLNVGGIEINREEYKIIKEGREIILPRKEFELFYLLASKPGKVFKREEILDKVWGNEVIVGGRTIDVHIRKLREKIGEELFKTIKGVGYKLEVV
- a CDS encoding sensor histidine kinase codes for the protein MSITFKKTYRFAVKSALYVTLFSTAFVGLLISIFFKAGNQELIRFCMIFAFCVAIFSFFVLQYRVERFIYRRVKKIYDDVSLLESSSFRKQPITTDMATLTRQVKKFATDKKLEIETLKIREEYRREFLGNVSHELKTPLFTVQGYLLTLLDGAMNDKTIRKKYLQRAEKGVERLIYIVQDLDMITKLEVGDLNLMTTKFDIVEVVQNVFDLLEMKASEKNIMLMFDMKYIKAIEVFGDREKIQQVVMNLMVNSIKYGKEDGTTEVSIEDLVNNKVIVRVMDNGEGIEKQHIPRLFERFYRVDKSGARSEGGSGLGLAIVKHIIEAHDEKIYVESKVNVGSEFSFTLEKAK
- a CDS encoding TonB-dependent receptor, which produces MKLKFLLIALFIATLGFAQNKATVSGVVTDKEMNNETLPFASITVKGTTIGTNTDENGKYNLEIKPGNYVLVFGFVGYKNVEVSVALKPNEKRMINQALGADSVLLEDVLIEATVNREKESALLAEQQKAVVMTQSIGAQELSRKGVSDAASAVTKVTGISKQEGSSGIFVRGLGDRYNSTLLNGLPLPSNEPVNKNIALDLFSTDVIQSVGINKTYTPDLYGDMGGANINIASKEHTGATKMDIEVGSGLNNKAFNTDFRIADNVKKSGFYTTKTPTSVNEYQFQNKWVPGTEGKPVNINFGASGGTSFNVGENGKISAFATASYANGYRYKNGSQKVVGITNDNIIQDYYNVDKFEFGTKTTAMANVTYKINSNHKIKVNSVFVNSSKSTVSEYDFLDENARNSFTRQTLTEQNKLFVNQLLGDHKLSDRLSAEWGASYSIVNADMPDRITNNLIQGNDGNFIYNSASQTSNSRYYQFLKETEKAGKAVFNYKVLKGADESYKGKISVGYNGRSKSRDFEATQFNFRINGNDIAVTKNTIDNFLNPDNQSIENGILNTFNIGTARNKSLKPFTYNADLTVHSGFVNFEHNPTDKITYTIGVRAEKVLQEMEWETNISLPNVNFDDAKIDKFYILPAATMKYKLSDTQNLRLAASKSYTLPQFIEKAPFRYQDVTESMVGNPFLKPSDNYNFDIKWEMFPKNEELFSVTGFGKYISDPISKVRQNSALNDFTFINAGDYAYVVGAEFEVRKDLWSVDSPKGKRALSGGFNLTYMYSQQKLDSEKVNKDTNETISVNFNESKEALQGASPLLINADLSYRMENATFKPTVSIVANYFHDRIYSLGNYGAGNIVEKGYTVLNFISSAKIGDKLNISFNVKNLLDSKIERVQENKESDIKTYSYRAGLDFSLGLKYDIF